GGAATTTCTGCTGCTGGAATGTATGGCCAGCTAACGACGGGGAAACCGGTCCGTATTATTTCCAGAACCAGTGACAGGAAACCGGCTCACTATTTCGAGATCCAGATCGATACGAAGAAAAATGAGCCGATCATCGTTAAGAAGACGGAAATTGAGTGGGAGCATGCGCGCGGAACGTCTGTCAGTATTGAACTGGAAGGGAAGTATCAGAAAGGGCGCAGTTCGGTTGATGAATATTTGGAGCTGACATCGATCGCGAATCCGCACGCGATTCTCACCTACTACAATCCGGAAGGGCAAAAGGTCGAATACTCACGAACTTTCACCGAGCTTCCTCCGATTCCACGCGAAATCAAACCGCATCCTTATGGCATTGAACTGGGGATGCTGTTAAAGATGTTGCACGATTCCAAGAGCCACTGGTTATCCGGATTTCTTACAAGCGATTTTTCGCGCGTTTCGCCGCGCACAGCGAACGAGATTTGCAAAGCAGCAAATCTGGATCCGCATGCGCACCCGCGCCGGATCGCGCGAGATCAGGCGGAGAAGCTGTATCAGGCGATTCAAGCAACGAAAATCATGGCTCCGCCAACAGATTGTTTGTCTCCGATCGGTGAAAAGGCGATTCTAGCAGGGCTCTACAAGCAAATTCGCGGTGATTTTTATACGGCAACCACACGCCCACCCGCAGTGTATCGCGGAAATCCGTTTGTCATCGAGGCGGGCCTTGCTTTCGGCACAGGCAACGGCGGGAACAGCGGAGGCGCCCGCAAGCTTGCGCTGGCCGAAGGAGAGACGCATGAAGAGGAGAGCGAACTCACCCGCGTAATTCGGTACGCAAATCGTGTCCCGCTTCTTTATCAGCAATCTGCCTGTAGCGCTTACAAAGCGGTTCTGGAAACTGCTTGGAAGAATTATGGTCTGGGACAATCGCGCGGCG
This genomic stretch from bacterium harbors:
- a CDS encoding DNA topoisomerase VI subunit B, producing MNKKAKSAALTAVEMGARQREISVSEFFTKNRHLLGFDNPRKALLTCVKEAVDNAMDACEEAGLLPEIIVKVEVVSTGDTVPPPSQATRFRITITDNGPGIVREQIPRIFAKLLYGSKFHRLRMSRGQQGIGISAAGMYGQLTTGKPVRIISRTSDRKPAHYFEIQIDTKKNEPIIVKKTEIEWEHARGTSVSIELEGKYQKGRSSVDEYLELTSIANPHAILTYYNPEGQKVEYSRTFTELPPIPREIKPHPYGIELGMLLKMLHDSKSHWLSGFLTSDFSRVSPRTANEICKAANLDPHAHPRRIARDQAEKLYQAIQATKIMAPPTDCLSPIGEKAILAGLYKQIRGDFYTATTRPPAVYRGNPFVIEAGLAFGTGNGGNSGGARKLALAEGETHEEESELTRVIRYANRVPLLYQQSACSAYKAVLETAWKNYGLGQSRGALPQGPMVVFIHMASVWVPFTSESKEAIADYDEIRKEIRLALQECGRRLATYLRKRAHAKSEFERRNIFALYIEEVAEACTRLKQGKIEPERLKKQLMRIAVSKTGGEKVDALLRKGKEPPAEELPHSIVVTPEGAEGEVPEQSSAGVAPAELRGRDVRATLARRK